The sequence GGCGGCCCAGCTCGCTGAGCTCCTCCTCCGTGCGCAGTGGCCGGATCTCGCTGACCGATCCGACCAGGGTGGTCTTGCCCGCGCCGAAGCCGCCGGCGACCAGGATCTTCACCGCGACCGCCGGACCGCCCCGCCAGCGCGGGTCGTTGGCCCGCTCGGCGCCCCCGTCGTACGCGGGGCCCGGGGCGGTGGCGGCAGGGGCGTGGAGGTCAGAGCGCACGGAGTCCATTGATCACGTCTCGCAGCAGGCGCTCGTCCGGCAGCTCGGCGAGCGGAACGGGTCGGGTGACGCTGATCAGTTCGGCGTCGTAGAGATCGCCGAGCAGGACGCGTACGACGCTGACCGGCAGGTCGGTGTAGGAGCCGAGCTCGGCCACCGAGATCGGCTCCCGGCGGCACCAGGCCAGGATGGTCTGGTGCTCGGGGTCCAGCACATGGGCGGGGACGGCCGCGGCGACCGGCGCCGGGTCCTTGGCGACGATCAGCGAGATCAGGTCGAACAGACCGTCCTCGACCGGCCTGGCCCGGCCCCGGGTCATCGAGTAGAGGCGCACCACCGGGCCGGCCTCGTCGTCGAACCAGCGGTTGTCGACCGGGGTCCGCGGCCGGAACAGGTCGAGGTCCGACCCGTCGCCGTCGCCGTCCCCGTCGCCGCCCTGACCCCGGCCGGAGGCTTCGCCCCCGGCCCCACCGGCCGGGTCGGCCGCCACCGCCTTCGGCTCCTCGTCCGCCATCGGACCGCTCATCTCCCGGGCGGGGCCACGTCGGCGCGCGGTTCGGCGGCCAGGTGCTCGCCGACCCGCTTGACCAGCAGAGCCATCTCGTAGGCGATCTGGCCGATGTCGGCCTCGGCCTCGCTCAGCACCGCCAGGCAGCTGCCGTCGCCGGCCGCGGTGATGAACAGGAAGGCCTCGTCCAGCTCGACCATGGTCTGGCGCACTCCGCCGACCTTGAAGTGCCCGCCGGCCCCCTTGGCCAGGCTGTGGAAGCCTGCCGCGACGGCCGCCAGGTGCTCGGCGTCCTCCCGGGCGAGGTCGCGGGAGGCACCGGTGGCCAGTCCGTCGCCGGAGAGGATCACCGCGTGGCGCAGCGCGGCCACTCGGCCCACCAGGTCGTCCAGGAGCCAGTTGAGGTCTCCGGACGACTGCGTCGAAGTGGTCATGAATCAGTTCCTTCTGCTGGAGCGGGTCGTGCGGATGGTGCGGGTCGTGCCGGCCCCACCGGTCGTACGTGCGGTGCGGGCCGTACGGGCCGTACGGGTCGTGCGGATGGTGCGGTGCCTTCGGGCGGCCCGTCGGACAACGGACCGGCGGGTGCATCGGGTTCCGTCGCCTGGCGCGGCGGCCGGACGAACCTGGTCGGCGGCGGCACCGGCGCCCGTCGGGCCAGCGGCGCCGGCTCACCCGCGGACGGGCCGGGCAACGCCGCCGGGGCGGGTGCCGGGGCCAGCGCGCGGCGCGTCGACGGCACCGGGAAGGGCGTTCCGGACGGCGCCGGTGTCGGGGCGGGCGTCGGGGCCGGGGCGGGCGACGGGGCGGCCGCCGGCCGGGCGGCGGGGGTGCCGCGGCCCCGGGTGAAGCCGCGCTGGAAGGAGGCGAAGGCGGCCCGCGCCTCCTCGGGCGAGCGCTCGCGCACCGGTTCGGCCTCGCTCCCCCGGGCACCGGAACCACCCGGGCCGTCGGCCCGTCCGGCGGCGGCCTCCGCCGCGCGCTCGCGCAGCTGCGGGGCGAGGCTCGCCTGCCGCACCCGTCGCGGCAGCCCGCCCGGCGTGGCCGCGGTGGCGGTCCGCGTGGGCGCGGAGTCGGCGGTGGCCGCACCCGCCGTCGCGGGCGCCGCGACCGGCCGGTCGGTGACGGCCCCGGTGGGCACGGCCCCGGTGGCCACGACCTCGGTGAGCACGGCCCCGGCCGCGTCGGCGGGCCCGGTCACGGTGCCGGGCCGGACCTCGGCCGGCCCGGGTGCGAGGGATTCGACGTCGTCCGCCGTGGCCGCCGGGTCGTCCGCGCGCCGGTGGCGGCCGGTGCCCGGTCCGGTCGCGTCGCCGGCGGCGGCCGTGACCAGCACGGGCCCGCCGCCGCGCGAGCGGCGCGGCAGACCCCCGGGGGTACGGGCCGGTTCGGGCGCCGAGGGGCGCGGCCCGCCGACGATCCGGTGCCGGCCGCCCGCTCCGTTCACGCCCTTCAGCGCACCGCCCGCACCGCTGTCGCCGGTCGCGCCGTTCGCGCCCCGGGCGGTGGGCGGGTCGTCGTCGGGGCCGTCCTCGGCCAGGGCGGGCACCGCGACCAGGTCGCGCTGTCCGCGCCGCCCCACCGCTGCCCGCCGGCCGCCGACCGGTCCGGGGGCGGTGCCCGGCCCCTGTCCGGCCCCCGTAGCCGTGCCGGTGCCCGCGGGCGGCTCCGGCAGCCCGTCCGGCGCCTCCGCCAGCAGCTCGCGCGGGATCAGCACCACCGCCGTCGTCCCCCCGTACGGGGAGGGCCGCAGGTGCACCCGGATACCGTGCCGGCGCGCCAGCCGGCTGACCACGAACAGGCCCAGCCGGTCGGTGTCGGCGAGGTCGAACTCCTGCTCCACCGCGAGGCGTTCGTTGATCTCGGCGAGCGCCTGCTCGCTCAGACCGAGCCCGCGGTCGTCGATCTCCAGCGCGAAGCCGTGCGCCACCACCTCGCCCTGCACGGTGACCTGGGTGCTGGGCGGGGAGAACACCGCGGCGTTCTCCACCAGTTCGGCGATCAGGTGGGTGACGTCCGCGACCGCGCTGCCGAGCAGACCGGTGCCGGGGAACGGCCGGACGATCACCCGGGCGTAGTCCTCGACCTCGCCGACCGCCGCGCGGACCACGTCCACCATCCGCACCGGCTTGCGCCAGGCCCGGCCGGGCGAGCCGCCGGCCAGGATGATCAGGCCCTCCGCGTGCCGGCGCATACGGGTGGTGAGGTGGTCGACCTTGAAGAGGTCCTCCAGCTCCGCCGGGTCCTCGGCGCGCCGTTCCATGGTGTCGAGCAGCGTCAGCTGGCGGTGCAGCAGGACCTGGCTGCGTCGGGCCAGGTTGACGAAGACCGCCGAGACGCCGCGCCGCAGTTCGGCCTGCTCGACGGCGGCCTCGACGGCGGCCCGCTGCACGGCGTTGATCGCACGGCCGACCTGGCCGATCTCGGCCTGGCCGAACTCCAGCTCGGGGGCCTCGGTGGCGACGTCCACCGACTCGCCCTTGCGCAGCCGCAGCATGACCGAGGGCAGCCGGGTGCCGGCCAGTTCGTTGGCGGCGTTGCGCAGGCCGATCAGCTCGCGGACCAGGCCCCGGCCGATCCGGAAGGAGATGAGGACCGAGAGCACCACCGCGACCAGGCCGATCAGGCCGGCGATGCCGCCGCGCCAGAGCAGTCCGATCGCGTAGGAGTGGTCGCGGTCGTCGATGGTGCCGCTCAGCCGGGCGTTGATCGCCGCCAGGTCGCCCAGGGCGCGGTCGGCGGTCTCCCGCCAGGCGTCGCCGTTGATCGCCTGCACCACCCGCTCGGGTCCGCCGGCGCCGACGAAGTCCGCCTCCGCGCGGGCGAGCGCGGCCCAGGCCTCGCCGCCGCGCAGGGCGATGTAGTCCGCCTGGTCGACCGGGTCCAGCTCGGCGATGTAGACGGTGAACAGCGCCTGCTGGTTGTGCAGGGCGTCGAGCGCGACCTGGTACTGCTCGGAGGTCGGCCGGCCGGGCGCGGTGCGCAGCCCCTCCATCGCCGCGTCCTCCTGGGCGAGGTACTCCCGGGCGCGCATCAGCTCGATCATGATCGTGCCCTGCCTCGGCAGTTGGCCGCTCTGGCGGGCCACGAAGGCGGAGCGGAAGCCGAAGACGGGCTTGATCAGGTCGGTGTACTGGCCGAGGGCGAACTCCCAGTTCAGCGCGGCACGGCCGATCTGGGCGCGCAGCGGGCTGAGCTGGTCGGCGGCGGCGAGGATCTGCAGGTAGCGGCCGCGCTGGGCCTCGTCGAGCCGGCCGCCCTCGGCGTCCTTCTTCTGCTGCAGCACGGCGAGGTCGTGGTCGGTGGCGGCGCGGGCCTGCTCGAAGGCGTCGCGGGCGGCGCGGGAGGCCGGATCGGCGAGCCTGCGGACGGCGGCCCGGCGCTCGTTCTGCAGGTCGTGCGCGTACACGTCGACCGGGGCGCCGAACTCCTTGTAGGTCGCGCTGACGTCGAGCCGGCTCCAGACGTCGCCGGTGGTGGCGAGCGTCGCGTACGCCCAGAGGGCGGTGAGGGCGACGATGGGCACCAGGAGCAGCGCGATGATCTTCGCGCGGATCGAGCTGCTGCGCAGACGCATGGAGTCCTCGGTCGGGAAGTGCCAGGCGCGGACGGGGTGCGGGGAATGCGGGAGGCGTGAGGGGGCGGGGCGGCCTGGGAGCGGGAGCGTGGGGCGGGCGACGCGGAAGCGGCTCGACCCGGAGGCGGGTCGGCACCGACGGTTTGACACGGACGGGTTGACACGGACAGGGTTGGTACGGACCAAGCGTCGGCCGGGGGCAGCGCTCGGCCGCGACCGAGGGCCCCGGCCGCAGGTCTGCGAGACTCTACTACGGCCTGACCACTCGTTCGAGGGTCGAACCCACCCTCTCGTCGAGCCGGGCCGGATCGGGTCCGGATCGGGTCCGGATCAGGCCCGGACCGCCGTCGCGATCACCGTCCCGATCACCGCGGTGATCACCGCTCCCGCACAGCCGTCCGAAGCCCTCGACGGCTCCACGACACTTTCCGCACACACCGGTGCCGATCTCGTCGCGCCGCAGTCACAACCCTGGGCAGTCGGCGAGGGATCCGATAGTTTCGCTGCACCTGCAGGACTGATCGGGGGGATCGTGCGCGAGTTCACCACCCCCGCCCCGGCCGGACCGCCGGTCGCCGGAGGGCTGGCCGACTCGCTCTACGACACCGCCGAGCGCTCCCCCGCCCTGGTCCAGCTGTCCCGGCGCGCCGACCGCTACCGGCGCGGCACCACCGGGGGCGCCTGGCAGGACATCACCGCCGCGGACTTCCGCGACGAGGTGCTCGCCCTCGCCAAGGGCCTGCTCACCCGGGGCGTGCGCTACGGCGACCGGGTCGCGCTGATGTCCCGCACCCGCTACGAGTGGACCCTGTTCGACTACGCGCTCTGGTCGATCGGCGCGATCTCCGTCCCCGTCTACCCCACGGCCGCGCCCGAGCAGGTCCGCTGGATCCTCGCCGAGACCCAGGCGGTGGCCTGCCTGGTCGAGGACGAGGACCACGCGATGACCGTCGGCGCGGTCTGCGACGCGTTACCCGACCTGACCGGCATCTGGCAGCTGGACCGGGACTGCGTCGAGGCGATCGTCGAGGACGGGCACGGGGTGCCCGACTCGCTGGTCCACCGGCAGCGCCTCGGCGTCACCACCGACACCGTCGCCACCGTCGTCTACACCTCCGGCACCACCGGGCGCCCCAAGGGCTGCCTGATCACCCACGGCGCACTGGCCGCCGCGGCCGACGCGCTGCTCGACGGCTGGGGCGAGGCACTCCGCGACACCGGCGGGCACCCGCCGTGCACCGTCCTGTTCCTGCCGCTGGCACACGTCTACGGACGGATGGTGCAGATCGCCTCGATCCGCGGCGGCTTCCGGATCGGACATGTCTCCGAGGTCTCCACGGACGCGCTGCTGCCCGCACTCGCCGCCCTCCGCCCGACCTTCCTGCTCGTCGTCCCCTACGTCCTGGACAAGGTCTTCCAGCAGACCCGGCGCGCCGCCGAGGAGGCCGGCCGCGGCGAACTCCTCGAACAGGCCCGGCAGGTGGCCGTCGACTGGGCGGCCGCCCGGGAACAGCGCGCCTTCGGACGCGGCCCCGGCCCCGGCACCGCGCTGCGGCTGCGCCACCTGGCCTACGAACGCACGGTCTACCAGCGGCTGCGTTCCGTGTTCGGCGGCCGGGTGCGGGCGCTGATGTGCGGCGGCTCCACCCTCGACCGCGAACTCGGGCTCTTCTTCGCCGGGATCGGCTTCCAGCTGTTCGAGGGCTACGGGCTCACCGAGACCTCGGCCGCGGTCACCGGCAACCCGCCCGGACGGTCGAAGATCGGCTCGGTCGGACGACCGGTTCCCGGCGCGACGGTGGCGATCGCCGACGACGGCGAGGTGTGGGTACGCGGCCCCGGCGTCTTCGGCGGCTACCTGAACCATCCGCGCTGCACCGCCGAATCGCTCTTCGAGGGCTGGTTCGGCACCGGCGATCTCGGCAGCCTGGACGAGGACGGCTACCTGACCATCACCGGCCGCAAGAAGGACATCATCGTCACCAGCAGCGGCAAGAACCTCGCACCCGCCGCGCTGGAGGTCCGGGTGGAGTCCCACCCACTGGTCTCGCAGTGCCTGGTGGTGGGCGACGACCGGCCGTACGTGGCCGCGCTGATCACCCTCGACCCGGCGGCGCTGGCGCACTGGCTGAAGCGGCGCGGGCGCGGACAGTCGGACCCGTGGACCGTGCTCGCCGACGAGGATCTGCACACGGAGGTCCAACGGGCGGTGGCGGCGGCCAACACCGCCGTGTCGCGGGCCGAGTCGATCCGCGCCTTCCGGCTGCTGCCCCGGGAGTTCGGGATCGAGCAGGGTCTCATGACGCCCTCGCTGAAGCTGCGGCGGGCGGCGATCGTCGAGTACTACGCGGCGGACATCGAGGAACTGTACGCCCCCTGACGTCTCGTCTTGTCCCGTTTTACGCAAGCGAATTGGGAGTCCGTCGAGTACGACCGGTCCCTTGACGATCGCGGTGGTCCAGTCCATTGTTTTGCTCCGGTCCGAGTGCGGCACGCCGACGCTCCCGCCCCCTCCGGGAGCACCCCCACATCCCGTTGTCCGCGCGTCCGCCCCACGGACGCGTCCCCCACGCTGGAGTCCCCACGTGTCCATCTCCTCGCGCATGTCCACGCGCCTTTCGGCGCTCATGTCCACGCGCATGTCCCCGCGCATGTCCCCGCGTCCTTCCGCGCTCGGGTCCGGGCACCCGCCCGCCCGGCTGTCCACCCGCCTGCCCGCGCTGACCGCGTCGGCCGCGCTGCTGGTGGCTGGCCTGGCCGCCGTGCCCGCACACGCCGCCGAGGCCACCGCGGCCGCGCCCACCGCCGCCGCGCCCACCGTCAACCTGGCGACCAACCCCGGGTTCGAGATCCCCGCCTCCTCGCTCGCCGACTGGGGCAGCGTGCCCGGCTGGCGCTGTTCCGGCGGGCCCGCCGAGGCCGCCCTCACCGCCGCCGCCCCGCACTCGGGCACCTCCGCCCTGGCCGTCGCCCCGGCCGGCGACGAGTCCACCGGCGAGTGCGTGCAGACCGTCTCGGTCCAGCCCGGCACCACCTACACCGCTTCCGCCTGGGTCCGCGGGAAGTTCGTCTTCCTGGGCGCCACCGGCGGAACCGACCGCCCGACCGCGCCCGCCTGGACCGAGTCCACCAACGGCGGCTGGCAGAAGCTGACCACCCGCTTCACCGCCGCCCCCGGCGCCACCACCGTCCGGCTCTCCGTCCACGGCTGGTACCAACAGGGCCCGTTCGCGGTCGACGACGTCCGGGTCGACGGCCCCGCACCCGCCCCGGCGACCGCCGCCGCCTCGGTGCCGACCAGCGACAAGGTGGTCTTCTTCACCGTCGACGACGGCTGGCAGACCACCCCGGAGGCGGAGCAGGTCATCGCCGCCAACAAGCTGCCGATCACCGCCTTCCCGCTGCCGATGGCCGCCGCCAACAACCCCGACTACTTCCGGCGGGTGACCGCCGCGCCCGGCTCCTCGATCCAGGACCACAGCGTCTCCCACACCGACCTCACCACCCTCTCGCCCGCCGCGCAGCAGGTGGAGATCTGCGACGCCCGGGACTCGCTGACCCGCCTCTTCGGCACCGCGCCGACCGTGTTCCGGCCGCCGTACTTCGCCTGGAACGCCGACACCCTCCAGGCCGCCGCCAACTGCGGCATGCGCACCATACTCACGGCCGACGCGGACTTCAGCTGGGGCGCCTCCAACATCTGGCACGAGGGCACCCTCTCCCCCGGCGACGTCGTCCTGATGCACTGGACCGACACCCTCGCCGACGACCTCCGGCGTGCCCTGGCCGCCGCCGAGGTGGCCGGCCTCAAGCCCGCCGGCCTGGCGTCCTACCTGCGCTGACACCGCCGACAGCCGCCCGCACCGCGCACCGCCGACCCCGCACCGGGGCCGGCGGTGCGCCGTTTCCCCGACCCGATGACGCGTTGACAGCGGAACCGCGCGGATGCTGGGATGAGTCGCGTGCAGCGTGGCGCCGGCCAAAGAGATGTGGGCCGGCCGGCAGCCGGGCCGGCACCCGACACCGAGGGACGACGCGTGATGAGAACGTTCTCCGCTCCCCTTTCCTGAGCCTCTCCGCGGCCGCGGCCGGGTCCTTTCCCGCAGCGGTGGCCGCCGCTTCCCCGTTCCCCCGTTCCGGAGCGAGCTCCGGAGAGAGATCCCTTCAGACGCATGCCCATGTCTTCTTCTTCGTCCATCCCTTCGTCCTCTTCGTCGTTCAACCAGACCGTCATCGATGAGTTCCGCGCCCGGGGCGGAAGGGTCGGCGGACCCTTCGAGGGCGGCGACCTGTTGCTGCTGACCACCGTCGGCGCACAGTCCGGGCGGGAACACACCGTCCCGCTCGGATTCGTGCGGGCGGACGGCCTGCTGCTGGTCGTCGCCTCGGCGGCCGGGGCGCCCGAGCACCCGCAGTGGTACCGCAATCTGCTCACCCACCTGCTGGTCCGGGTGGAACTCGGCACGGAGGTCTTCGACGCGACCGCCGTCCCCGCCGAGGGGGAGCGGCGCGACCGGCTGTTCGAGGCCGTCGTCCGGTCGGCCCCCGGGTACGGGGACTACCAGCGGCACACCGCCCGGCTGCTGCCGGTGGTCGTCCTGGAACACCCCGGTGCCGGGGCTGAGCCCGGGGCCCGGACGCGCGAGGCGGCGAGCCTCGCGGACAAGCTGCTGGAGGTGCACGACTGGCTGCGCGCCCGACTCCGGCAACTGCGGACCGAGACCGAGGCACACCTCGCCGGAGGCGCCGGGCAGGCTCCGCCGCTCGGACTGCAGCTCCGACAGCACTGCCTGGCGTTCTGCCAGGGCCTGACCGTCCACCACACCGGCGAGGACCGGGGCGTCTTCCCCGCACTGGCCCGCAGCCACCCGGAGCTGCGGGGCGTGCTGGAACGGCTGGCCGAGCAGCACCGCGCGGTGGCGCGGCTGAAGGAGGAGCTGGTCGCACTGGTCTCCGACCTCGGCTCCGCCGATCCGGAGTCGTTCCGGGCCGCACTGGCGCGGACGACGGACGCACTGGAGGCCCATCTCGCCCACGAGGAACGGGAACTGCTGCCCGCCCTGGCCGGCATCCCGTTCCCCCCGCCGAACCGGTGACGGGACGGGCTCGCCGGTCCGTCCCGCATGGGGGGACCGGCGGGCCCGCCGGGTCGTGCGGTCGGATCCGGCGCCGGCCCTGACCTCGGCGCCGAGGTCAGGGCCGGGGTCAGGGCCGGGGTCAGGGCCGAGGGTCGCTGGGTTTGGTCGGGGGGTGCGGTCGCTGGGTGCGGTCGCGGGGTGCGGTCAGGCCTGCGCGGTGAACACCGGCAGGAAGCCGCCGGAGTGGCCGGAGGCCTTCGGGTGGTAGCTCTCCTCCACCGGCAGGGTGGTGCTGTTCAGCCAGGTGGTGCTGGAGCCGCAGATCTCGTGCTCGCGGAAGATCGACCGGACGTCGCCGAAGGCGAAACCGGCGTTGGCGGCGCGCTTGGCGATGACGTCGTCCAGCACGTCGGCGGCACCGTTGATGGCGGCCCGCTTGGTGTCGCCGATACCGAAGATGCAGCTGCCGCCGACCTTGTAGAGGTGCGGGTAGCCGAGCACGACCACCCGGGCGTTCGGGGCCTTGGCGTGGATCGCCGAGTAGACCTGGTCGAGCTTGCCGGGCAGCGTGCCGGTGGCGTAGTTCTTCGCGGTGGCGACCGCGTTGAGACAGGCGCTCTCCGAGTCCAGGACGCAGGTCTGCATGGTGCTGGCGAAGCCCGCGTCGTTGCCGCCGACGCTGATGCTGACCAGCGTGGTGGCCGAGTTCAGGGTGGAGAGCTGGTTGTTGAGCACGTCTCCGGTTCTGGCGCCGGAACAGGCGAGGAACGAGAAGGAGGACGGCGCGTGCGCGTTCTTCCACAGGTACGCGTACGCGTTGGTGCTGCGCTTGCAGCTGCCGCTCTCGCTCGTGTAGCTGCCGGCCCCGAGGCCGGAGGCGTAGGAGTCGCCGAGCGCGACGTAGTTGACCCCGGCGGCGTGGGCCGAACCGGCTGTGACGAGGGTGGTCAGGGAGAGGAGCGCCGCAGTGACGGCGACGGACATGGCACGGGCAGGGCGTAGCATGACACCTCCTGGGAGTGACGTGCGTCACACAATTTGATACCAGGCGGTAGCTAACTCTGGAAGTTGTCATGCCAAGGCAATTGACGGTCGGTCTGACAACAGTGCGGTGAACTGCCCCTTCTGGCACGGTAAGTGCCCTCGTGCACCGGTCTCGGGACATCGCCCGATCGAGGGACGGAGTTCGGCCGGACGTGCGACCTCCGGCGGCGACGCGCTCGGGCGCGCGGCCCGGCGCCCGAGCCCCTCGCCCGGGCCCCTCGCCCGGGCCCCTCGCCCGGTCGGGCGGACGGCAGGCCGGCCGACCGACCGACCGACCGAAGGACGACGCGGCAGGCCGGACGGCGAGGTGGCAGGACGGCGCTCGGACGGACGGGCGCTCAGGCGGACGGGCGCTCAGGCGGTCGGCGGTTCCCCCGGCGCGGCACCCGGCGCCGCGCCGGGGAACAGCTCGCAGCCCGCCGCCGGCAGTTCCTCGATCGTCTCGTTGGCGGCCGAGGGCACGCCCAGCCGCCGGACGGCGGTCGCCACCGCAGCCCGGGCCTGTCGCAGACCGGGCACACCCCAGCCGAGCAGCTCGACCGCGAGGCCCGGCGCGACCAGCAGCCGCCGGTAGTGCCGCCCCGAGGCCGGGTCCGGCGCGCTCGGACCGACGGCCCGCAGCGCGGCGGCCATCCGGACCCGGGCGCACTCGTGGCCGCCGTTGGCCGAGCCGACCCGGTCGTAGAGGTAACCGAGGTAGTACGGCGTGCCGATCAGTGCCTGCGCCTCCTCGGCCGCCTCCCGGGCCAGCGCCGAGCCGGGGTCGCCGCCGTCCTCCGGCTCCAGCGAGCCCCCGGGCAGCGAGACCACGCCGTCCTTGGGGTTGACCAGGGTCAGCACCCGACCGTCGGGGGCGAACAGCCACCCCCAGGACTGCTTCACCGGAAGCCCACCGGGCACCTGCTCCCCCGGCCGCCACGGCCAGCCCGCACTGGGACGCCGGCGCACCCGGCCGAGCAGCTCGGCGATCTCCGCGCTGTACTCGATCCGGCTCATGCGTCCCCCCTTTCGGTGTCGGGCTCGCCGGACCGACGGTGCGCGGGGACGGTTCGCGGTACGCGGTTCGGGGCGGAGCGGCGGGCGCGGCGGCGTGGGGTACCGGCCGTTCCCACTGTTGATCTTCCCCGAAATCTTCCCCGAACAGGCGGTCGATGAACAGTCCCCAGCGCCGCATGGTGGACAGCCGGGGCCGAACGCCCTGGTCAGCCGCGATCAGGCCAGGGGCTCACCCCCGCCCCCGGTCGGCCGCTCCCCGGGCGGTCCGCCCCCACCCGACGGCGGGCCCGGCGGCGGCGCCGGCAGCGGGAAGCCCGGCAACGGGACGACGGCCGGCGGGAAGGGCAGGCCCCGGCCGACGTCGTCGGCGAGCTCGTCCAGCACCTCGCGGACGGTCATCGGCCGCAGCCTCCCGCCGCACAGGGCCCACCCCCGCACCGTCTGCCCGCCGGGGGCCGCCGGATCCCCGTGCAGCACCATCGCGCCGGTGCCGCCCACGGCGAGGCCCGCCGCCAGGGTCACGCAGAACGCCTCGGCGTCCCGCCCGCCGGGCGTCGGCCGACCGCCGTCGACCCGGACCTCGGTCGCCGAGGTCAGCTCCTCGCCGTCCTCGGGACCGTGGCAGCGCAGGGTCAGCAGGTGGATCCCGTCACCGGCCCCCGCACCCACCGCCAGCTGGACCTCGACGACGTGCCGCATCACCGCCACCAGCCGCCGCTCCCCCGGCGGCCCCTCGCCCGCCGCCGTCAGCAGGGCCGCCATCGCGACGGAGATCCGGACCCGCGCCCGGTGGTCGTCGGCCAGCTCCGGCAGCAGCACCGCCAGCCGCTGCCCCGTGTAGAGGAACGGCTCCCCGGCGAGCTCCGGATCGGCCGCGTACGCGACCCGGGCCGCCGCGTCCCCGGGCGCGAAGCCCAGCGCCTCGCAGTACTCCCCGTAGTCCACCGGGTCGAGCACCCGGAGGTGGACCTCCAGGCCCTGCCCGCGCAGAGCGCGCAGCTGGACCGCGACCCGGCGCAGGTAGGAGCGGAAGGTCAGCCCGCCGAACAGCCCGCACCGCGCCAGGTCCGCGAAGTCGTCGGCGGCGACGGCCAGCGCGAGCGCCACCGGCTGCGGCGGCGGCGCGCCGCGCGGGAGCACCCGGCGCCGGTCGCGCCCGCCGGGCCCGGCCGGCCCGCCCGCACCGCCCGTCCGGGACACGCCCGCCCCGCCGCCCGGCGGCCGCCCGTCGGGGACCCTCCCGCCCGGCCCCGCCGGTCCGGGCCGGCGCCGCTCCGGGCCGGGACCCCACAGCCGCACCACGGGCGTGCGCCACCGCGCCCGGCAGCCACCCGCCCCCGCACGCCGCTCCCGGTCCCGGTGCCGGTGCCGCCTCCGGGGCCGCTCCCGCT comes from Streptomyces sp. TLI_053 and encodes:
- a CDS encoding SGNH/GDSL hydrolase family protein; this encodes MSVAVTAALLSLTTLVTAGSAHAAGVNYVALGDSYASGLGAGSYTSESGSCKRSTNAYAYLWKNAHAPSSFSFLACSGARTGDVLNNQLSTLNSATTLVSISVGGNDAGFASTMQTCVLDSESACLNAVATAKNYATGTLPGKLDQVYSAIHAKAPNARVVVLGYPHLYKVGGSCIFGIGDTKRAAINGAADVLDDVIAKRAANAGFAFGDVRSIFREHEICGSSTTWLNSTTLPVEESYHPKASGHSGGFLPVFTAQA